The sequence GCAGGCCCAAAGTTTGCAGCATACATTTGGACACTAGCAGCCAAACCACAAATACTAAAATACCCAGTAAAGCATAGCCTATAGAGAGACTTCCCACTGCCTCAGATCATCTATGGCCACACCCTACTCTGGTCCCCAAAATCTGTTCTTCCCTAGGAAACTCTCAGTTCTCTGAATCCCTACGTCCTGCCAATAATGCAGCCAATACAAAAGCAAAGTGAGCTGGTTGGACATTCAGTTATAACTAAGAACAAGGACTGAGACATACAATCAGGACCCTGTGTACGTTGTAGTCACAGAATTCACCCCATGATGCAGATTTCTGCTCCAGAAtctgagcttttctttttttttaaattacatttctagccctcattaTCATGAAGAAAACAGACACATGGCCTGAGTGTAGCCAATGTAATGTCTGCCTGAGCTCATAGATAGCTTAATACAAAAGCTCTGTGCGGGGTGAAATGCCCTGTTCCTCTCAATGGTGTATTAACACAAAGATGGGAACTTAAACAGCAcagttaactatttcactgctgattttAGTAAAAGGATTCAGCTAATGCGCTTATCCCACAAATCCTAATTtgcttcccccactgcccaggtgacaaaagcccaagGCATCCCATATCCAGTTACTCTAACTTCCAGCTCCCCTAACAACTTCTGGAGTGCAGATATGCATTTACAATACCAACAACCTGTGGTACAGTGAAacctgaaaggtttcagagtaatagccgtgttagtctgtattcgcaaaaagaaaaggagtacttgtggctccttagagactaaccaatttatttgagcataagctttcgtgagctacagctcacttcatcacgaaagcttatgctcaaataaattggttagtctctaaggagccacaagtacttcttttctttttgtgaaacctGAAAATGTGGGAGCAGCAATGGTATAAAAGAAACTGGATTTAGTATAAATATAAACACAGGGAGTACTGCGTTGAGTGGATTATTCCTTTTTAGGTCTAAACAAATCTTCCTATTAAAGTGCATATGAAGCTGCTAAAAATGATTTCACCAGTGATGCAGAATCCAGAGATCTTGCTACAGAATTTAGGTCCCGTTTGCTGCAGAGAGCAAGGGGCTTTGGGTAAGATACAAGATTTCGGCTATGAAAATATCCTTTGCAGATTTTTATGTGCAATAATTATTCCTTTTCTCTACTCCTGCAGGTCATGGCTGCGCTGTTAGCCCCTGTgcagctgctggcagtggctgtAACAGTTTACCTAGAGCTAGTGAGATCCATTCAAGGGGGCGTCTATTATGGGATCAAGCAGCTGCCACACCAAATCCCACAATATCAGGCCCTTGGACAACAAGTACCTCACATGCCACTGGGCAAAGAAGGCACTCCAATGCAGCACATGGGCAAGGAGGTGCCACATATGCAATATGGAAAAGAATACCCTCACCTGCCTCAGTACATGAAAGAAATCCCACAGCTGCCTATGCTCGGCAAAGAGATGGTGCCAAAAAAAGATAAAGGTAAACATACCAAGTgaaaccccctccccactcctctcaGACCTGCAGGGACCAACACTGGATTAATGTTTTAGGAATCATAATTAGTACTTAACTGCAGACAAATAATGGTCATAAAACATCACTGCCCATTGCTTCTGCAGCCAGATGCTTACACAGCCTGGCACGCACCCTGAGTATTTGGCCAGGTTCCTGCCACAGAAGAGCATACTCGGGTACATGCCCAATGAACGTGGCTGAATCTGCTTGTGGTAGAAGTGGGGAGGGGCCAACCACCAGCTCACAGTGTCACACACCTGAGTGAGTGgtattgcaacctggcacacagggTGGCAGCAACCTCAGTCAAGTTCAGCCTGGCCACCCAAGCTGCCTAGTTTGCCAATAGCAGGACTAGGCAACCCATGGCACGCTTGCCAAAGGCAGCGTGcaaactgattttcagtggcactcacaatgcctgggtcctggccactggtccaggGGGGgcggctctgcattttaatttagttttaaatgaagcttcttaagcattttaaaaagcttatttactttacatacaacaatagtttaattatatattatagacttcaAAGTTTTTAAAAGGTCTCTTCCTAAAGTGTATTACAGGCACActaaaccttaaattaaagtgaataaatgatgACTCAgctcaccacttctgaaaggttgctgacccccgGCCTATTGCAGGAGCAGCCCAATAACTACTTTCCCCAGGAAGGGAGATGTAACCAAGGTCACACACTGCTAGGGGCCCTCTCACAGCCAGGCATAGCACAACAACTCACAGTTTCCCtgtcagtggctcagccctctggctgggtCCCCATATTAAGGGCACCCTTCCCAGGGTCACAGTCCCAAACAAATCtctttaacacaaacaaaaatccttCCACCTCCCTAGGGTACTTCTTTCAGGCCAACGGGGAACTCAGTCCCACCCTTTACTCTAGcttccagcccagtgccctgtaTTAAACAACTAGGTCTGCTCCTTTACCTGAGCTGCAGTTTTCTCTTGGCCACTTCCTATCCAGCCTTTTAAGGTCTCCTCTTGGTGATTCCATCTCTTCCCTTCTTAATCAGGGTCTCTCCCAGTCCTGTCTGCCTGGAGAGCTGGTCTTAATCCCCAGGCTTTCTGCCTAGCTCTCCTTCCAGAACTTTTCCCAGCTGAGATTTATCACCACTTAAGCCAGGCTCTCAGTCTATTACTGTAGTCACCTTCTGCTCTTTATCGGGAATTGCCTGATTCCGCTCAGGTGAGGTTCACTCtgtaatcaggtttcagagtggtagccgtgttagtctgtatcagcaaaaagaacaggagtacttgtggcaccttagagactaacaaatttatttgggcataagctttcatgggctaaaacccacttcatcagatgcatgcagtggaaaatacagtaggaagaaatatatacacacacagagaacatgaaaaatgggggttgccataccaactctaacgagactaatccattaatttgcaaactggacaccattaaattatgCTCGAATAacgactgggagtggatgggtcattacacaaagtaaaaactgtttccccttgctaattttttcccctactgttactcacaccttcttgtcaactgttcgaaatgggccatcctgattatcactacaaaaggttttttttctcctgctgataatagcccaccttaattgattagtctcgttagagttggtatggcaacccccattttttcatgttctctatgtatatatgtatcttcctactgtattttccactgcatgcctccgatgaagtgagctgtagctcacgaaagcttatgtccaaataaatgtgttagtctctaaggtgccacaagtactccttgttcttttttctgTAATCAGGTTGGCTTATCCCCAGGCCCTCCATCGCATAGGGCAAACCATCCTATTACAAGGGTTAATGGAGGAGGGCAGCCAATCAGCAGGGAATTTCTCTGTGGTCTGGTATGTTTTCCCTGCAGACCTATATAGAAAGGTCTGAAAACCTGCAGTCTACAGGGAAAACTTGTAGTATGAGTAGAATGTAAAATGGAAGTAAAACTTATCTACTGCATAGGGTGTAAAGCACttagtgtttgtacagtgctttgaagatattaagtgctatataaatgctatgGGTAGATTGTCCCTTGCTCTGTGTGTGCCTGTGCAGGGAATTAAGGGGGATTAAGATCTCCCTTTATGTTCCTACATGGACTCTGCACATGCTGTTTCCCTCTCACCCATGCACACAAGTGAGTTGGGCAGGGGTAGAGCTTTAACTCCACCCTCCCTAAAGCACCAGCCAGAACAGCTGAGCAGATGCACAGGATGTTATTGTTTGCTGCTGATATACGTCAACAAATCACTaacatcccccaccccacttctgaAACAAGGGGGAAGCAGGGCAGGAATTGTGCCTCCCAGATGTACAATTCCTTCCCTGTGTTGCTACATACTTCCTCATACACAGGGCTGTGGCAAAGCTACAGTCTAGCCCCGAGCAGTTTGATGCATTGAGCCAATACAGATTATTAAATTATTGTGTATCAAATCAGTTTAGATATTTTAAACTGAAATGGCACAACATTCAGAGACAGAAAAGAATGGGGATATGGGGTCATgagaggaaaaaatgggaaaaaataaagaactcaaaaTTCAAGGTTTTTTGCATTTCATCACAGACTTGAAAGTTGGCCCATATATGTGGCAAATTGACCTATGGTGTGGATAGCTTTTACATAAAAATTAAGGAAAgattttgaggggaaaataaCTATTTCACTTAAACTACGAATAAAGTGAAATTTGGGGTGCATGAAATCATTCAGAACAATAAAAGTGCCATGTTTAATTCTAATCAACTACTGGGGCCATGAGGTGGTATACCTAGTATATCTACCACAAATCCAAGCAATACCTAAATGAGACCGAGCTATTTAAACTGCATATCCAATAAAGGTAAAATTATggttgttctctctctttcttttcttaaaaacagaaatgcCGTTAGCCAGTTTGAGAGGTGAGCAaggtcccccaggtgagcctGGACCAAGAGGGCCACCAGGTGCCCCAGGATTACCAGGTCATGGAGTGCCAGGAGCCAAAGGAAAACCAGGTCCACAAGGATATCCAGGAATAGGCAAACCAGGTATGCCTGGAATGCCTGGAAAACCAGGAGCAATGGGGCTCCCTGGGTCAAGAGGTGAGATGGGACCAAAGGGAGAGATTGGGCCTATGGGAATACCAGGTCCACAGGGACCACCAGGGCCTCCTGGACTGCCTGGAATAGGAAAACCAGGTGGTCAAGGATTACCAGGACAACCAGGAGTAAAGGGTGAACCAGGAATGAAAGGACCACCAGGACTCCCGGGGCTTCAAGGCCCTAAAGGAGAAAAAGGCATTGGGATTCCAGGCTTACCAGGGTTAAAAGGTCCACCTGGGTTACCTGGCCCTCCAGGTCCAGTTGGACTCCCAGGGATAGGCAAACCAGGAATGATTGGGTTTCCAGGACCACAGGGACCTATAGGTAAACCAGGACTTCCAGGTGAACGAGGGCCACAAGGTCTTCTTGGGGCACCTGGGATTCAAGGTCCACCTGGCCTTCCAGGTGTTGGAAAACCAGGCCTAGATGGAATCCCAGGCCAGCCTGGATTCCCAGGTGGAAAAGGGGAACAAGGCTTGCCAGGTTTACCAGGACCCCCAGGCCTACCAGGGATTGGGAAACCAGGATTTCCTGGGCCTAAAGGTGATCGTGGCATCGGTGGTTTCCCTGGAGCACTGGGGCCTAAAGGTGAGAAAGGGCACATGGGTCCCCCTGGCATGGGTGGGCCCCCCGGGGAGCCAGGTCAACCAGGGTTACCAGGAATAATGGGGCcatctggtgctgttggtttccCTGGACCAAAAGGAGAAGGTGGACCTGTAGGGCCTCAAGGTCCTATTGGTCCAAAAGGTGAACCTGGCCTACAAGGTTTCCCAGGAAAGCCAGGTTTTCCTGGGGAAGTAGGACCCCCGGGTCTTAGAGGACTACCTGGTCCAATAGGGCCAAAGGGAGAAGCTGGTCACAAAGGTTTGCCAGGCCTGCCTGGTGTTCCTGGGCAATTAGGACCTAAAGGGGAACGTGGAATCCCCGGTGATCAAGGCCATCAAGGTCCATCTGGAATCCCAGGTATCGCAGGACCCAGTGGCCCAATAGGACCACCTGGACTTCCAGGACCTAAAGGAGAACCAGGTGTACCCGGTCCACCAGGCTTTCCAGGAGTAGGGAAACCTGGTGTTTCAGGGCTGCAAGGACCACCAGGAAAACCTGGGGCACTTGGTCCACCAGGCCAGCCGGGTCTTCAGGGTCCTCCAGGGCCTCCAGGTCCACCTGGTCCTCCAATAATAATCCCACCCACCCCACCGGCCATTGGACAATATTTGCCAGAGCTGGGGCCTGGCATTGATGGAGTGAAGACCCCACCTGGCTATATGGGCAAGAAAGGCAAGAATGGTGGCACTGTCTACGAAATGCCTGCATTCACGGCAGAACTCACCACACCCTTCCCACGGGTCGGGGTGCCTGTGAAATTTGACAAGCTTCTCTACAATGGCAGGCAGAACTATAACCCACAGACTGGTATCTTCACCTGTGAGATCCCTGGGATTTACTACTTTGCCTACCACATTCACTGTAAAGGGGCCAGCGTCTGGGTAGCTTTGTACAAGAACAATGAGCCACTGATGTACACATATGATGAATATAAAAAAGGCTTCCTGGATCAAGCTTCTGGAAGCACCGTCATTCAACTGATGCCTGGAGACAAAGTTTATATTCAGATGCCATCTGAACAGGCAGCAGGACTCTATGCGGGGCAATATGTTCACTCGTCTTTCTCAGGATATTTATTGTATCctatgtaaaaacaaaacaaaacaaaaaccccagacAAAATTACAACTCTTTTCCTCTGCTTCAAACTTTTATACCATTGAAAGATGCATTTACTGACAGTTTTAGATCCCTCTTGTACAACAAAGTTTCACATTATGCACAGCTTGTTATAAAAATGGTGTGGTGAACATATTTTATGATGTGTATCCGGTTCATAACAGTTGTTCTGTATCCAATGGGGACATATTAGCTGTACATTATATATTTCTGTGATACCATACTTACTTCATTTCATTCACAATAATACAATATTAAGGGTCAAATCTTGCATACATCACTCACTCCTGTTGCCTATTTAACTGAACATTGATCTAAAGTGTGAGATGAAAAGATAACTTAAACAGAATGTGTCAGTATGAAATGATCTGATATATGTATAAGTTTGagtaatgctttttttttttaaagcagggttTATCTAAACCTGCACCATAAGCAAAGATTCTCTTAGCTGAAATCCTTATTTTCCCCACATACAGTATCACAGGACAGTTTCTTCTAATAACATACTTAAGATGGAAAAGAATATTCGCACAAGAGAATTTTAATTCACTGCTTTATCCAAATAGCCATTGGAATCAAAAGGAaaattgccactgacttcagtgggcaatAGATCAATCCTTAATACCACAGCATTCAAGAAGCCTCCATATATATTTACAAAGCAGACGGTAGACATGGTAGACCTGAGATATGGTTTTAGTCTAATGACTTTAGGGATGTTATgccaaattattaaaataatgtagCATTTTGGCCAACGAACATCAGTGCAGTATAAATACACGCATTTTCCCAGACCTTTCCTAAGAAACTGCATTCTGTTCGGCTTTTAAGAGAATGCGCTTGTTCTGAGATTCAGCCAAAATTAGCTTATTAATGAATGTACAGCAAAAGTGGCACTTGCTCTGTTTGCTAAATAATAAACAAACTAGTTTGAGGTTGCCCAATAATTTTCATTAGTAATAAGGATCAAGCAAACTCTTTTACTTTTCTCTCATTTCCATTGTGCGTGGGTGCTGAGAGGTGTCGGTGGCCTCTCatatacaggtcagactacatAATCTAATGGTCCCTACTGGCCTTAAACTCTTATGATTCATTTGAGAACAATTTCTTTTAATGTAATAACTGATTTCcagttctttttatttatgttaCTGATTGCCTAAGTTTGTATATGAGCATACATAGGCATCAAATGTGCGTGTATGTGGGGGAAGCAACATTTTTACAAGGTACTGTCTGTTCAACAATGGTGCTAATCTCACAGCAAAAAATTAATTACtgagattaatttaaaaatatctttatacTGTACTTTTCTGTGTTTCCCTTTTCAGTGTTGCACATCACACTATTCCATTTGTTTAAAAGTAGACTGAACACATCTTCTATGTCTTGACTAATGCAACCCTATTTAATTCAAAATGAACTAGGAAATTccgtgcagaaaaaaaaaaaaaagatttaactgGCATTACCATTATTTAAATACAGAGTTTAATGCAGTGTATTACCAACACAGCGCTGCAATGACTCTAGTGCGGTGCGTGATCTCAGATATTTTATGGAATGTTGGTGGCAATGGACAGTTTACCAGACACTGGTGACTTTGGTGAGTTTCCAGGATATGTATGAGATATGTCAATAGCAaataatttttgtatttaaattttttgtactgatttgaaaaaaatatcttattaaatatctaaaaaataaaagtttccttTTATTAACAGAGCAACTAGAAAGTTTGAAGCACCAAATTCACATTTCAGAGCAGAAAAACAAGCCAGCATGAATGATGATCTACAaaggacattttattttattttgccaagCTTGCTATTAATCCGTATTACAAAGAAACCAATGTAATCACAGAGCATTTACCAACAGATGATGCCTCTAGAATCCTGAATGTGCTCAAATGCAAATATCACCCTGAGGAAACACCACTGGCATTTCTACATAGGCCTTAATCCTGCATGGCCTTGCTTGATGCACAGCCGTGTCTCGTGGGTGTTGTGgaggctcagagagagagagagagagagagagagagtgagtgtgtgggagagagagtttAAGTAGAGTACTGGTTGGTGTGGAGAACTATGTACCTTGCTTGAAAACACAGGTTGAAAAAAGGGTGGAGCATAGGAAGAGGGGATGTGCCTCAAgagacacatgcttaagtatgATCCTCATCATTCTGGGTGGGCAATTAGTGACAGTCTCCT is a genomic window of Lepidochelys kempii isolate rLepKem1 chromosome 1, rLepKem1.hap2, whole genome shotgun sequence containing:
- the COL8A1 gene encoding collagen alpha-1(VIII) chain; translated protein: MAALLAPVQLLAVAVTVYLELVRSIQGGVYYGIKQLPHQIPQYQALGQQVPHMPLGKEGTPMQHMGKEVPHMQYGKEYPHLPQYMKEIPQLPMLGKEMVPKKDKEMPLASLRGEQGPPGEPGPRGPPGAPGLPGHGVPGAKGKPGPQGYPGIGKPGMPGMPGKPGAMGLPGSRGEMGPKGEIGPMGIPGPQGPPGPPGLPGIGKPGGQGLPGQPGVKGEPGMKGPPGLPGLQGPKGEKGIGIPGLPGLKGPPGLPGPPGPVGLPGIGKPGMIGFPGPQGPIGKPGLPGERGPQGLLGAPGIQGPPGLPGVGKPGLDGIPGQPGFPGGKGEQGLPGLPGPPGLPGIGKPGFPGPKGDRGIGGFPGALGPKGEKGHMGPPGMGGPPGEPGQPGLPGIMGPSGAVGFPGPKGEGGPVGPQGPIGPKGEPGLQGFPGKPGFPGEVGPPGLRGLPGPIGPKGEAGHKGLPGLPGVPGQLGPKGERGIPGDQGHQGPSGIPGIAGPSGPIGPPGLPGPKGEPGVPGPPGFPGVGKPGVSGLQGPPGKPGALGPPGQPGLQGPPGPPGPPGPPIIIPPTPPAIGQYLPELGPGIDGVKTPPGYMGKKGKNGGTVYEMPAFTAELTTPFPRVGVPVKFDKLLYNGRQNYNPQTGIFTCEIPGIYYFAYHIHCKGASVWVALYKNNEPLMYTYDEYKKGFLDQASGSTVIQLMPGDKVYIQMPSEQAAGLYAGQYVHSSFSGYLLYPM